One window from the genome of Megalobrama amblycephala isolate DHTTF-2021 linkage group LG4, ASM1881202v1, whole genome shotgun sequence encodes:
- the pheta1 gene encoding sesquipedalian-1: MKLNERSVAHYATCNSPPDKTGFLFKKGERNTAYHRRWFILKGNMLFYFEERESREPIGVIVLEGCTVELCESESEEFAFAVKFDCVKARVYKMAAESQAAMESWVKALSRASFDYMRLVVKELERQLEEVQGERLLQAKNKAKKHLSQAQGAEAGLRTAAITGPLQEGLSSRENGVSWSKNSGVANGVSEGCAWEGDCSVRAEGVRPPPVPPRRKTNGGSLESPVSPGTGCFSKLHDWYGKEVAELRIEWLQSK; this comes from the coding sequence ATGAAGTTGAATGAGAGGAGCGTGGCGCATTATGCCACATGCAACTCTCCTCCAGACAAGACAGGCTTCCTCTTTAAGAAAGGGGAACGGAACACGGCGTACCATCGCCGCTGGTTTATTCTGAAGGGCAACATGCTGTTCTACTTCGAGGAGAGGGAGAGTCGAGAGCCCATTGGCGTCATCGTCCTGGAAGGCTGTACGGTGGAGCTCTGCGAGTCTGAGTCCGAAGAGTTCGCCTTCGCCGTTAAATTCGACTGCGTCAAAGCGAGGGTGTACAAGATGGCTGCGGAGAGCCAGGCCGCTATGGAATCCTGGGTCAAGGCTCTGTCACGAGCCAGTTTCGACTACATGCGACTGGTTGTGAAGGAGCTGGAGAGGCAGCTGGAAGAGGTACAAGGAGAGAGATTGTTACAAGCGAAAAACAAGGCGAAGAAACACCTGTCGCAAGCGCAGGGAGCAGAAGCGGGCCTCCGAACCGCCGCCATAACGGGGCCTTTGCAGGAGGGGCTGTCTAGCAGAGAAAACGGGGTTTCTTGGAGTAAAAACAGTGGTGTGGCAAATGGTGTCAGCGAAGGCTGCGCCTGGGAAGGTGACTGCAGCGTGAGGGCAGAAGGAGTCAGACCACCTCCGGTACCTCCGCGGAGGAAGACCAATGGCGGGTCACTCGAGAGCCCCGTTTCGCCCGGCACAGGCTGCTTCTCCAAACTTCATGACTGGTATGGCAAAGAAGTGGCTGAACTGAGAATAGAATGGCTGCAGAGCAAATGA